Proteins encoded by one window of Synechococcus sp. WH 7805:
- the pdhA gene encoding pyruvate dehydrogenase (acetyl-transferring) E1 component subunit alpha: protein MSKDTAVGTEVRTNSQSAQIGAHAERLSSLVTAQRATVNRATGLELYRDMTLGRRFEDKCAEMYYRGKMFGFVHLYNGQEAVSTGVIGAMKRQHDWFCSTYRDHVHALSAGVPAREVMSELFGKETGCSKGRGGSMHLFSKEHHLLGGFAFIGEGIPVALGSAFTSRYKRDALGDSSSNAVTAAFFGDGTCNNGQFFECLNMAQLWKLPILFVVENNKWAIGMAHDRATSDPEIWRKASSFGMAGEEVDGMDVLAVRAAAQRAVERARAGEGPTVLECLTYRFRGHSLADPDELRAEEEKQFWAKRDPLKALERELLEANLVTAEELRAIEKEIDAEVQDCVDFALSAPEPDGSELTRYIWADD, encoded by the coding sequence ATGAGCAAAGACACCGCAGTTGGCACTGAAGTACGCACGAATTCCCAGAGCGCTCAGATCGGAGCCCACGCGGAACGTCTTTCCAGCCTGGTAACGGCCCAGAGGGCCACAGTGAATCGCGCCACAGGGCTGGAGCTCTATCGAGACATGACGCTCGGACGGCGTTTCGAGGACAAGTGCGCAGAAATGTATTACCGCGGCAAGATGTTCGGATTTGTGCACTTGTACAACGGCCAAGAGGCCGTGAGCACGGGGGTAATCGGTGCCATGAAGCGCCAGCATGACTGGTTCTGCAGCACTTATCGGGACCACGTCCATGCCCTGAGTGCCGGAGTCCCAGCCCGAGAAGTGATGAGCGAGTTGTTCGGCAAGGAAACAGGTTGCAGCAAGGGGCGCGGCGGCTCGATGCACCTGTTTTCCAAAGAGCACCATCTCCTGGGAGGTTTCGCTTTTATTGGAGAAGGAATCCCCGTTGCTCTTGGATCCGCCTTCACGAGCCGCTACAAGCGTGATGCTCTTGGTGATTCCAGTAGCAATGCCGTAACAGCGGCCTTCTTCGGTGACGGAACATGCAACAACGGCCAGTTTTTCGAGTGCTTGAACATGGCGCAACTCTGGAAGCTGCCCATCCTTTTCGTGGTTGAAAACAACAAATGGGCCATTGGAATGGCCCATGATCGCGCCACGAGCGATCCTGAAATCTGGCGCAAGGCCAGCTCCTTCGGCATGGCAGGAGAGGAAGTCGATGGCATGGATGTGCTGGCCGTCCGCGCCGCAGCACAGAGGGCCGTGGAACGAGCAAGGGCCGGAGAAGGGCCGACCGTTCTGGAATGTCTGACCTATCGATTCAGAGGGCACTCCCTTGCTGATCCAGACGAATTGAGGGCCGAGGAAGAAAAGCAGTTCTGGGCCAAACGCGATCCTCTGAAAGCCCTGGAGAGGGAGCTGTTGGAGGCCAATCTGGTCACCGCCGAAGAGCTTCGGGCGATCGAAAAGGAGATCGATGCCGAAGTACAAGACTGTGTGGACTTTGCCTTGAGCGCTCCTGAGCCCGATGGGTCCGAACTCACCCGTTACATCTGGGCTGACGACTGA
- a CDS encoding RpoD/SigA family RNA polymerase sigma factor, with protein MPSAAAGVSETQRRRSSDPISWYLATIGRIPLLTPAEEIELGNQVQKLMQLTEDGSIAADSELFDSKQRRLIRVGQRAKQRMMKANLRLVVSVAKKYQGKGLELLDLIQEGSLGLERAVEKFDPTRGYKFSTYAFWWIRQSMTRAIACQSRTIRLPVHLSERLTSIRKVSLDLAHKLGAMPSRLEIAEAMDMPVEELDSLLRQALTTSSLDAPVNGEEGRSFLGDLIADSSLEEPLDRVEQRIHHEQLGRWMSHLSDQEQHVLTLRFGLNGNERHTLAEIGRLLDVSRERVRQVELKALRKLRNLTRRVAPTF; from the coding sequence ATGCCCTCAGCCGCAGCCGGGGTTTCTGAAACCCAAAGACGACGAAGCAGTGATCCAATCAGTTGGTACCTCGCAACGATCGGAAGAATTCCGTTACTGACGCCCGCCGAGGAAATTGAGCTTGGAAACCAAGTTCAGAAGTTGATGCAGCTCACTGAAGATGGTTCGATCGCAGCGGATAGCGAGCTTTTTGATAGCAAGCAGCGCCGCTTGATTCGGGTAGGCCAGCGTGCCAAGCAGCGGATGATGAAAGCCAATCTTCGATTGGTGGTTAGCGTCGCCAAGAAGTATCAGGGCAAAGGTCTAGAGCTTCTCGATTTGATACAAGAAGGATCTCTCGGTCTTGAGCGTGCGGTTGAAAAATTTGATCCCACCCGCGGTTATAAATTTTCGACTTATGCCTTCTGGTGGATTCGCCAGAGCATGACCCGAGCCATTGCTTGTCAATCGCGGACGATCCGTTTACCAGTTCATCTCAGCGAACGTCTCACCAGCATCCGCAAGGTCAGTTTGGATTTGGCTCATAAGCTTGGAGCCATGCCAAGCCGCCTCGAAATCGCCGAGGCGATGGATATGCCCGTTGAGGAGCTTGATTCCCTGCTCAGGCAGGCGCTCACCACCAGCAGCCTTGATGCACCGGTGAATGGGGAGGAGGGTCGCAGTTTCCTTGGAGACCTGATCGCTGATTCATCCCTTGAGGAGCCTCTCGACCGAGTGGAGCAACGTATTCATCACGAGCAGCTCGGTCGTTGGATGAGCCACCTCAGTGATCAGGAACAGCACGTTCTCACGCTGCGTTTCGGCCTGAATGGCAATGAACGACATACGTTGGCGGAAATCGGCCGGCTTCTCGACGTGTCTCGCGAGCGAGTGCGTCAAGTTGAGCTCAAGGCTTTGCGCAAACTTCGTAATTTGACGCGCCGGGTAGCTCCCACGTTCTGA
- a CDS encoding histone deacetylase, protein MKPPLVYHEAYSAPLPSSHRFPMAKFRELERCLFDCGLADSSQMHRPLPVPRRWLELVHQRAYHEAFARDRLDRQAQRRIGLPATTPLVRRTWIAVGGTLLTARLALRHGLACHLAGGTHHAFPDFGSGFCIFNDLAVCARVLIEQDGLQRVLVVDLDVHQGDATALIFSGDERVFTFSAHAASNFPSRKQVSDLDLSLRDGLEDWDYLQTIGDHLPELLDRQRPQLVLYNAGVDPHRDDRLGRLCLTNLGLLQRDHLVLDACLRRGIPVASVIGGGYDAMIPLVKRHALVFRAAADQARLHGL, encoded by the coding sequence TTGAAGCCACCGCTTGTTTATCACGAGGCCTACAGCGCACCGCTGCCCAGTAGCCATCGTTTTCCGATGGCAAAGTTTCGGGAACTCGAGCGCTGCCTCTTCGACTGTGGACTGGCGGACTCCAGCCAGATGCATCGCCCTCTGCCTGTGCCGCGACGCTGGCTTGAGCTTGTGCATCAGAGGGCTTATCACGAAGCCTTTGCCAGAGACCGACTGGATCGGCAGGCGCAGCGCCGGATTGGTTTGCCCGCTACAACCCCTCTGGTTCGACGCACCTGGATCGCTGTTGGTGGAACTCTGCTCACGGCCAGGCTTGCCTTGCGCCACGGCTTGGCTTGTCATCTTGCTGGCGGCACTCACCATGCCTTTCCCGATTTCGGCAGTGGATTTTGCATTTTCAATGATCTCGCTGTCTGTGCGCGGGTTCTGATCGAACAGGATGGTCTCCAGCGGGTGCTTGTCGTTGACCTGGATGTGCACCAAGGGGATGCCACCGCCCTGATCTTCAGTGGTGATGAGCGTGTGTTCACCTTTTCAGCGCATGCTGCTTCAAACTTTCCCTCCCGCAAGCAGGTCAGTGACCTCGATCTATCACTGCGCGATGGGCTCGAAGACTGGGACTACCTGCAAACGATCGGAGATCATCTCCCTGAACTACTGGATCGTCAGCGTCCCCAACTCGTGCTCTACAACGCAGGTGTAGACCCCCACCGCGATGACCGCCTGGGACGTCTCTGCTTAACCAACCTCGGACTTCTCCAAAGGGATCATCTGGTTCTCGATGCCTGCCTGCGACGGGGAATTCCAGTGGCCAGCGTGATCGGTGGGGGCTATGACGCCATGATTCCCCTTGTGAAACGCCACGCCTTGGTGTTTCGCGCTGCTGCGGATCAGGCGCGGCTGCACGGGTTGTGA